The window AACACAACACTTCTTTTAGAAGAGTAGTCTTTCAGTTTTTCAAAATTACAGTTTAATATAAAATTATTCAACTCTTTCTTAGTAAAGGCTTTAGTACAACCTCTTGGAGTTCTTTCAGTCCTTCTTCTTACTTCTAATAACAAATAACCCCTCTTCTTTAAACTATTATAGGTATTTTTGATATATTTTAACTTATCATTATCATCTTCAATTATATTCAAAACATAATTAGATACAACCAAATCAACATTCAATCTATGAGACATCAACTGACTTTCATTAATCAAATATGGAAACTCATTAACCTCCATTAAAGAATTAATTTTTCTAATCTGCTTTTCTGTATCACAAGCATAGACTTTAAATCCTTTGTTGAGTAAATAAATTGAATTTCTCAACTTCCCAGCTCCATAATCCAAAACCTTTACTACTTGATTATCTTTAAAGAACTGTACCAAATCAACTATACTTTTACATGGTTGAGATAACATTAAAACTCCCCTTTAAAAATGAGTTATTAATTATTATCCCCAAAAAAAGAAATAAAAGTCCCCAAGGACTCTTATTTTCAAAAACTCTTTACCTAGTTATTATTATTCATTTATTAAATACAATAAAATTACCTTATAAATTGAATAGTAGTGATGGTCAGAAACAACCTAAACCATCACTATTATCAAGTTATTCTCTTATTTAAAATTCATCATGTCCATGATGATGGTGATGATCTTCATCTGAATCATCAGTTTCAATCCCTAAGTAATTATTAATAGCTTTCTTTAAAGCATCAGCGGCTAAATTAGAACAGTGCATCTTAGCAGGTGGTAGACCATCTAAAGCCTCAGCTACCGCTTTATTGGTCAATTCAAGGGCTTCCTCTACAGTCTTACCTACAGCTAATTCAGTAGCCATACTACTTGTAGCAATTGCTGCTCCACAACCAAAAGTCTTAAATTTAACATCAGTAATTATATTATCTTCTACCTTAATAAACATCTTCATAATGTCTCCACACTTTGCATTACCAACTGTACCTACACCATCTGCATCAGAGATTTCTCCTACATTTCTTGGATTTTGGAAATGTTCCATAACTTTATCTGAATACATCTATAACACCCCTTTATTTTTCATTTTAAATTAGAGTTAAAGGTTAAGTTTAACTTTTGTCAAACTTTAAACTTAGAATTTAGCTAGTATCTACCCATTATAAATAGGCGACATTGCTCTTAAATCAGTTACTACCTTTGGTAGCACATCTAATACTCTATCTACATCTTCTTCAGTATTATATTTTCCTAAAGTCAATCTTAATGAACCATGGGCTACTTCATGAGTCAAGCCCATTGCTAATAATACATGAGAAGGATCTAATGAACCAGAAGTACAAGCTGAACCACTGGAAGCTGCAATTCCTTCTAAGTCTAGCTTCATTAGAATTGATTCACCTTCGATATAGCGAATACTAAAATTAACATTACCTGGTAGTCTTTCAGTTCTATGTCCATTTAATTTTACATAATCAACCTGCTCTTCAATACCTGAAATTAATCTATCTCTTAGAACTGTTAGCTTAGCAGACTTTTCATCCATAGTATTAAGAGCTATTTCACAAGCTTTACCTAAACCAACAATTCCTGGTACATTTTCAGTAGTAGCTCTCCTATTTCTCTCTTGGGCACCACCATGTAAGTACTTAGCAACTTTAGTCCCTTTTCGAATATATAAAGCCCCTATTCCTTTAGGAGCATTAAATTTATGCCCTGATAATGATAATAAGTCTACATTCAATTCATTAACATCAACTGGAATAGTTCCAACTGCTTGTACAGCATCAGTATGGAAGGTTACTCCAGCTTCCTTTGCAATTTTACCAATCTCTGCAATTGGCTGAATCGTTCCTACTTCATTATTTGCCATCATTATAGTAATCAAAATTGTATCTTCCTTGATTGCATCCTTTACATCTTGAGGGTTGACCATTCCATCTTCATCTACTGCTAAGTAAGTTACTTCAAATCCTTTTTTCTTCTCTAAGTACTGACAAGTATGTAAAACTGCATGATGTTCTATAGAAGATGTAATAATATGTTTACCCTTCTTTTCTAAAGCTTCAGCTACACCCTTAATTGCATAATTATCAGATTCTGTTCCTCCACTAGTAAAGACGATCTCTCTAGAATCATCAGCACCAATTAGCTTAGCTACACTATCTCTAGCTTCAGTAATAGCATTTCTAGCTTCTCTTCCAAAAGAATGAAAACTAGATGCATTTCCAAATATATCAGTAAAATAAGGTTTCATTGCTTCTAAAATCTCAGGATCAGTTGGAGTTGTTGCTCCATTATCCATATATACTCTCTTCACTTTTCTTCCTCCTTTATTAATTATCAGTTATTGAAAATCAGTTACTGGTACTTGCTTATTTATTAAGTACAGCTAAAGTTCAACTATTATATATGATACATGTACCCATGCCTATTACCTTTTTGTTGAGCATTAATCGCTTCTTGTCTCAAATCTTCTAAAGTAATTGAATCAAGCACTTCATCAATACTATCCTTTACCTTCTTCCATATCATCTTTACAACACAGTCAGGGCTATTTCCACATTCATCCTTTAGTTCATCAGAAACACAGTCAGCAGGAGCAATTGGACCTTCTAAAGACCTAATAATATCTCCAATAGTTATCTCTTGAGGGTCTTTAGCCAATAAATAACCTCCATGTGCTCCGCGAACACTATTTACTATACCGGCTTTTCTTAAAACAGCAATCAACTGTTCTAAATAATGTTCAGATATATCCTGCCTTTCTGCAATACTCCTTAAAGGAATAGGACCATCACCTTGATGTAAGACCAAATCAAACATAGCTCTTACTCCATAGCGCCCCTTTGTAGATAGTTTCATATAAGAGCCTCCCTTAATCCCGAGTTTTCTTGTTGGTATTATAAATTAATCATACCACACAACTTGGTTTTTGTCAATTTAACAAGAGAAAATAATTGACAAAAATCTTATCTACTTTATCTATCATTATTAGCATTCCCTAGTATTATTATGTGTTTTATAACCTAAATCAGAATTATAGTGATCACTATAATTAATTTTTTCTACGTTAAATTAAACACTAACCTCCTCCTGCTTCCTAGAGAAAAGATTCATTAACCTTAAAGAAAATCCCACAATAGGACCTATAATAAAAGCGCTTAAAATAGTACCAATACCTACAGGACCCCCTAATAAGTATCCAATAATTAAGATAAAGACTTCAATACTAGTCCTAATCCAACTAATATCAACATTTAACTTCTTATCCAATGCTACCATCAAACTATCTCTAGGACCAGTTCCACATTGAGCAGAGATGTAAACTCCAACACCAAAGCCAAATACCATTAGTCCCAAGAATAAGTAGATATATCTAAAGATTAAACTAGCAGGATTAGGTAATAACAACATCACTATATCTATTATCAAACCAATCACTACTATGTTAATTACTGTTCCCGAGGTTGGTTTAATTCTAGCCATCAAGAAGCTGAGTATTATAATTACAAAACCAGTAATTTGGCTGGCCCAACCTACAGTTATATTAAATCAAACCGATATGAAATACATTCCACGGTGACACCCCTAAGTCGGCCTTAATAGTAAATACTATACCAATACTCACAATAACTAAGCCCAGTATAAATTGCAGCCAAGCTTTCATTGATTTCATTATCTAAACTTCTCTCCTTTTTCTTCAAAGCTAGCTTCTCCTCTAGTAGCATCGGTTATTCTCTTCTTAAAAGCATCTATATAACTTGGTTTCATAACAGCTATTATCTCAACTCCATCATTCATATAATTGATAGTTTCAATCTCTCCAGCATGACCTTCTAAATCATTAATAACCTCACCCATCCTATCATAAGAGACTGAAATCCCCAACTCTATGTACCTTATCTTCTCTATAATCCCAGCTTCTCGAATAGCCTCCCTTGCTGAACCACCATAAGCCCTAATCAATCCTCCTACACCATGCTTTACTCCACCAAAGTAACGGGTAACTACTAATGCAATATTAGTAACCTCTTCCCCTTCAATTGCTTGCAAGGCAGGAGGACCTGAAGAGCCAGCAGGTTCTCCATCATCACTACACCTCTTAGTTGCCCTATCTTCTATCCCAACTTTGAAAGCATAAACATTATGCCTAGCATCAGCAAACTCTTCATTAATCTCTTCAATAAACTCTTCTGCCTCTTTTACAGTATTAACATTCTTAACTGAGGTAATAAACTTACATTTCTTTATTTTAGCTTCTATTCTAAGGTTTCTTTTAATAGTCTTGTAGCTATCTGACATATTACCGCTTCCTTTCAACCTCTTTTAAACATTATACCTATTTTAAATTTTAGTAGCAAGAGTTATTGGTTAATCTAAATTTTCTAAAAATTCTTTTATCTTCTTCTCATAACCATTTGTTGTTGGCTTATAAAATTTATTATCCAACAATTCATCAGGTAAATACTGTTGTTTTATATAATTGCCAGGATAAGAATGGGGATATTTATAGCCTTTCCCATGCCCTAAATCCTTAGCCCCACCATAATGGGCATCCTTTAAATGTGCTGGTACCCCTGAAGTAGATTCTGATTTAACTAATGCTAAGGCTTCATCAATAGCCATAACTGCTGTATTACTCTTAGGGGCAGTCGCTATATATAAAGCTGCCTGAGCTAAAGGTATTCTAGCCTCTGGCATACCTACATACTCTAAAGCCTGAGCTGCTGAAACTGCTACCATCAAGGCATGGGGATTAGCATTTCCAACATCTTCAGCTGCATGAACAATCATTCTGCGAGCAATAAATCTTGGGTCTTCTCCTGCCTCAATCATCTGAGCCAACCAATAGATTGCAGCATTAGGATCAGAGCCTCGTAAGCTCTTAACAAAGGCTGAAGTAATATCATAATGATTATCACCAGACTTGTCATATCTAATTGCTTTCTGTTGAATACTCTCTTCTGCTACTTTTAAATTTATCCTTCTAACCCCATTATCTTCAGGAGTAGTTAACACAGCTAACTCTAAAGCATTTAAAGCCCTCCGAGCATCTCCATTTGCAACCATTGCCAAATGATTTAAAGCCTCTTCACTTATTTTAACTTCATATCCCCCCAACCCCCGTTCCTTATCTTCTAATGCCCTAGTTAAAACTTTAATCAAATCTTCTTTATCTAACTCCTTTAACTTAAATATTCTAGAGCGAGATATCAGTGGTGAATTGACCTCGAAATAAGGATTCTCCGTTGTTGCACCTATTAAGATAACAGTCCCATCTTCAACTGCTGGTAATAAAGCATCCTGTTGACTCTTATTAAAGCGGTGTATCTCATCAATAAAGAGTACTGTTCTCTTATTATACATTCCCCTTCGCCCTTCAGCCCGCTTAATCACCTCTCGCAAATCTTTTACTCCAGAAGTAACTGCATTTAACTTCTCAAATTCTGCCTTGGTACTATTGGCAATAATCTGGGCTAAGGTTGTCTTTCCTGTCCCTGGTGGTCCATAAAAGATAGCCGATTGCAATCGATCAACTTCAATTGCCCTTCTTAATAGCTTCCCTTCTCCTATAATATCCTCTTGTCCAAGAAATTCATCTAAAGTACGTGGCCTCATTCTAACTGCTAATGGCTTATCTTGACCATTTTCTTGATAGTTCTGACTAAATAAATCCATCATTACACCCCACTTTTAGATTTTATAAATATGCTTTTAGCCTGTTATGCTAGCTTAATTACAATATATTTCGTATCGAATTATGGAGATAAAACGATACTTTTTAACCCCAGTGTATAGTTGAGAGTTGATAGTTAAGTTCTTTAAAAGCGAAAAGAATTATTGTTTGAACGAAGCAAAAATTGAGATAAAATTTTAATTAGAGAATCTAATAATTGCTAATTCTTATTATTTTAATTGCGTAGTGAGTTTTAATTCTTTTCTAGACTGGGCTGGGTTTGCCACGGAGAGTTTTTTGTTCTATAAAAACTCGTAGGTTTGGTGACTTTTGCGGCGATGGCAAAAGTCACTCGGGAAAAAAGCTGATAAGCTTTCCCGAAAGATGTTTTAGTAATTTTATTAACTTTTAACAAGTAAAAGTGTCGCATCATCCTTCTACTGTATCACTATTTCTATTAGCACAAAAGTGATTTTATATTATTATATCATAAAGATAGCGTCGGAATATTCCGACGCTATCTTTTAATTAATTCATTTACATTTTTAATTATTACTCTGCAAGAAATCTCTCTAAAGCATAAGCTACTCCATCTTCTAAGTTAGTCTTAGTAACAAAGTCTGCCTTCTCTTTTACCCCTTCAGGAGAGTTAGCCATTGCTATAGACAGCCCTGCTATCTCAAACATAGCCACATCATTGAAGTTATTACCAATAGCAATAACCTCTTCTTTCTCTATATTCATTCTATTCATCATGTATTTTAAAGCATTTCCTTTAGACACCTCTAGATTCATTACCTCAACATATTCTTCATCAGATTGAGTAATGTACAGTTTATCCTCATACCTTTCAGCTAATAAAGCAAAAAGTTCTAACATCTTTTTAGGTTCACCAGAGAATAGAATTTTTGTCGGCTCTTCTCTTAGCTGATGCTTTTCTTCAATAATAGCCGTTATACCTTCTAAGTCATTATGTACTTCAGCTATTGACTTCTGATTGGTAATTACCTTATCTCCAAAGTATAAGCTCATCCCATAAGAGTTATTATAACCATACTCTAGTATCTCTTCAGCTAATTCCAAAGGAATCTGCTTATTATGGTAAATATTCTTAGTTAAAGGACACTTGACTATTGAACCATTGGATGTAACCAAAGGTAAATATACCTCTAATTCCTTAGTATAAGGGTACAAAGATTGATAAGGTCTGCCGCTAGCCAAAATAAAATTGACACCTTGATTAGCAAACTTATTAATTGCCTCTCTATTCTTATCAGAAACCTTATGATCATCATTAAGTAAGGTTCCATCCATATCTACAGCTACTAACTTATATCTCATATTATCACCTCTTATTTAGTAATGTCCAATTTGTATACTTCTTTATTCTTTATTAAAATCCTCTTATAAAAGAAT of the Orenia metallireducens genome contains:
- a CDS encoding RrF2 family transcriptional regulator, with product MKLSTKGRYGVRAMFDLVLHQGDGPIPLRSIAERQDISEHYLEQLIAVLRKAGIVNSVRGAHGGYLLAKDPQEITIGDIIRSLEGPIAPADCVSDELKDECGNSPDCVVKMIWKKVKDSIDEVLDSITLEDLRQEAINAQQKGNRHGYMYHI
- the nifU gene encoding Fe-S cluster assembly scaffold protein NifU, with product MYSDKVMEHFQNPRNVGEISDADGVGTVGNAKCGDIMKMFIKVEDNIITDVKFKTFGCGAAIATSSMATELAVGKTVEEALELTNKAVAEALDGLPPAKMHCSNLAADALKKAINNYLGIETDDSDEDHHHHHGHDEF
- a CDS encoding AAA family ATPase — encoded protein: MDLFSQNYQENGQDKPLAVRMRPRTLDEFLGQEDIIGEGKLLRRAIEVDRLQSAIFYGPPGTGKTTLAQIIANSTKAEFEKLNAVTSGVKDLREVIKRAEGRRGMYNKRTVLFIDEIHRFNKSQQDALLPAVEDGTVILIGATTENPYFEVNSPLISRSRIFKLKELDKEDLIKVLTRALEDKERGLGGYEVKISEEALNHLAMVANGDARRALNALELAVLTTPEDNGVRRINLKVAEESIQQKAIRYDKSGDNHYDITSAFVKSLRGSDPNAAIYWLAQMIEAGEDPRFIARRMIVHAAEDVGNANPHALMVAVSAAQALEYVGMPEARIPLAQAALYIATAPKSNTAVMAIDEALALVKSESTSGVPAHLKDAHYGGAKDLGHGKGYKYPHSYPGNYIKQQYLPDELLDNKFYKPTTNGYEKKIKEFLENLD
- a CDS encoding class I SAM-dependent methyltransferase; its protein translation is MLSQPCKSIVDLVQFFKDNQVVKVLDYGAGKLRNSIYLLNKGFKVYACDTEKQIRKINSLMEVNEFPYLINESQLMSHRLNVDLVVSNYVLNIIEDDNDKLKYIKNTYNSLKKRGYLLLEVRRRTERTPRGCTKAFTKKELNNFILNCNFEKLKDYSSKRSVVFLYQKNGL
- a CDS encoding YigZ family protein; its protein translation is MSDSYKTIKRNLRIEAKIKKCKFITSVKNVNTVKEAEEFIEEINEEFADARHNVYAFKVGIEDRATKRCSDDGEPAGSSGPPALQAIEGEEVTNIALVVTRYFGGVKHGVGGLIRAYGGSAREAIREAGIIEKIRYIELGISVSYDRMGEVINDLEGHAGEIETINYMNDGVEIIAVMKPSYIDAFKKRITDATRGEASFEEKGEKFR
- a CDS encoding YczE/YyaS/YitT family protein; translated protein: MARIKPTSGTVINIVVIGLIIDIVMLLLPNPASLIFRYIYLFLGLMVFGFGVGVYISAQCGTGPRDSLMVALDKKLNVDISWIRTSIEVFILIIGYLLGGPVGIGTILSAFIIGPIVGFSLRLMNLFSRKQEEVSV
- a CDS encoding Cof-type HAD-IIB family hydrolase: MRYKLVAVDMDGTLLNDDHKVSDKNREAINKFANQGVNFILASGRPYQSLYPYTKELEVYLPLVTSNGSIVKCPLTKNIYHNKQIPLELAEEILEYGYNNSYGMSLYFGDKVITNQKSIAEVHNDLEGITAIIEEKHQLREEPTKILFSGEPKKMLELFALLAERYEDKLYITQSDEEYVEVMNLEVSKGNALKYMMNRMNIEKEEVIAIGNNFNDVAMFEIAGLSIAMANSPEGVKEKADFVTKTNLEDGVAYALERFLAE
- the nifS gene encoding cysteine desulfurase NifS, which encodes MKRVYMDNGATTPTDPEILEAMKPYFTDIFGNASSFHSFGREARNAITEARDSVAKLIGADDSREIVFTSGGTESDNYAIKGVAEALEKKGKHIITSSIEHHAVLHTCQYLEKKKGFEVTYLAVDEDGMVNPQDVKDAIKEDTILITIMMANNEVGTIQPIAEIGKIAKEAGVTFHTDAVQAVGTIPVDVNELNVDLLSLSGHKFNAPKGIGALYIRKGTKVAKYLHGGAQERNRRATTENVPGIVGLGKACEIALNTMDEKSAKLTVLRDRLISGIEEQVDYVKLNGHRTERLPGNVNFSIRYIEGESILMKLDLEGIAASSGSACTSGSLDPSHVLLAMGLTHEVAHGSLRLTLGKYNTEEDVDRVLDVLPKVVTDLRAMSPIYNG